In Thunnus thynnus chromosome 4, fThuThy2.1, whole genome shotgun sequence, the DNA window AGTGTTGGATCTCACTGATGCTGAGCAAAAATTCCTGCAGCAGCCAGGTTACAAAATCTGGTGGAAAGAGTGAAATCATAAGAGTGAAGGCTCTTACAGTAGCAGATTAATTCCCAATTGTACACATACTTTTGGCCGTGTAGTGTGTATAACTATAGTATTGCcaaatagactttttttttttgtagcgaAATAACAAGTTTAAAGGAACAATCCcacattttttcctttcatcatctcactcttcctcttcttcctcctctccagagTCCATACCTCTGTCCGTTGGTGTTCTCCAGCACCAGCGAGTCTTCAGCTCTGCTCATCCGGCCGTTCAGTGAGAGAGGCTCTCTGAGAGACCACATCTGTAAGGTAcactgtgttcatgtgttcttctgtgtgagaggaacagggAGAAGATGAAGCGCGTTGTCATGCTTGTTGTGCAGTTCAAATAGGCAAACAAAGAGGTATTTGTGTGCAAATCCCATCTTATGTTTAGCTCAGTGACAGGACAACAGATTCAATAAAGGAATCTGTTGTTCTGCACTCTATTCGACTGAAGTCCAATACAGTTTTTTGGGAGCTAAAATCCACTGGACGgtacttttttttccagttcaaACAGACAACAATAGAACATCGTGATCTAATAAAATTGGGGTTTACAGGCTCTTATAAACCCAgatttatacaaataaacagtaaacaaatacagatttGACAGGAACAGACTCTTAAAATAGCAcattctctctcttccctcaaGTGGTATCTCTCCTTACAGATAGATTTTTTAGAGGGGCATTTTATACCTCCGTTATAGGGACGGTGGGGAGATGACAGGAATTGAAGGGACAGAGTGATGAGGGGgagatgacatgcaacaaaggtagTAGTTATATGGCATGCATCTCAACCAGTATGCTACTGGGGCTGATAGATagattttggttttatttgtccaggttgaGAGATCTGTCTCTGTCATCACTGCCTCCACTCCAAAACAATTTACAACTGTCTGTAGTCTCATAGCTTTGAgacatgacattttaaaaacttaacaAGAGGAACATCTCCTTCCAGTAACCCGTGTCCCTgctactctggataatccataGAGCAAACTGGAGAGAGTTTTTAAAGAGACAGTTTCTTCAGTAAAAAGTAGTTTCAATCATAACTGTCTTCAGTGTTGTCTGTAGATTATATCGAGGTAAAGGGGActgatatctcaaaacctggacaaatacaACTAAAACTATCTGTACAGACAGACACCAAAAGAGggaagtgagaaaatatgtttttgcattttggcTAAATCGAGCCTTTAGGCGCAAACCAAACTTTTAGCACTGAACTCtgattttagctttttttttctatcatcaTTTCCTTCTGTTGTTTTGTCACATTCAGAACAGCAGAGAAGATGAAACTAACCAACGTCCTTTTAGGTCACAGGAAGCCTTAAttcttatatatatacatgttttaaatcaGTCATCATAAATACTGGATATGCATAGAAACCTCACTCACAGTCggattcatttttaatttttgcagAGTCAGTCTAACATTTACATTCCTCTAAGAtcagtttattcataaatacagttttcacctctttctgtgtgttttttggatacaaaatacacaaatagaAACTTTTCCTAAACATTTATGATGGACGACAGTTTTGAAGTTTGTGTGTAAACAAAACAGACGACTCATGagattgtatttgttttgtaaGACCCAATATTTTTGGATGAATATACTGGACTTTAGGCTCCTCGCTGAATTAAACAGTTAAAGTCTTTCAGACAAAAACTGGGGCAGCCTGATGTTGCTAACAAAGCAGATTCCAACTGGAATACTCCTCTGCTTTAAAATGACACAACTGAGAGCAAACAAAGCTCAGCTGTTAATCCTCCTCAGGACAGAACCAACaatctctctctgcctctttctctccttcatgtTCTCTCAGGTGAAGCCCAGAGAGAGTTACCTGAAGAAGTACTGTAACCCAAAGAAGAGTCAGGGTCTTGAACTGCCGCACATCAAACTGTACGGTCGTCAGATACTggaggtatacacacacacacacacacacacacacacacacacacacacacactgtcacacagaacaaaacacacacacactcagattaGTAGTAAacatgtggtttgtgtgtgtgttcagggcCTCAAACTCCTCCATGATGGTGGTTTATTTTTCGGTCACCTACACGCGTCCAATATCATCGTGGACGACGGCGTGTGTCGACTAATGGATGTGGAGAACGGCATGCTGGGAGTTCCCTCAGCGCTGCGACCCGCCTTCACCCAGCTCAGAAAGATCAACGTACGTAAACGCCAACCCATGTTAGCTTAGCCTGGGTTAGACTGGATATGTGCTTGGTTTTTTTGTTagaaaactgtgttttaaacacataaaataatttcaaaatatcgaaattacacataaaaaatattcacaagtatGTTATCTGTCTTACTTTTGttcttcttgtatttttttagaTTGAGGAGCAATGAGCGTGTTAATAAAATGATGTCAAAACAGCTGAGAGAGGCTAAAATAACCTCTTAGAGTTTTTTAAATCTTGGATAAATTGCTttgaaaaacatcagaaaaagtGATCCATAAATATCTAAAACATACTTTGAAGGTTTATGAGAcgaatattgtgtgtgtgtgtgtgtgtctacagacAACAGAGAGCATCGACGTCTTCTGCTTCGGACACTTACTGTACGAGATGACGTACGGCCGACCACCAGACAGCGTCCCCGTCGATCAATACCCCGCTGTCCCCTACACCGCTGTGGGTCcgtatacacacaaacacattcacactcttCATATGTATAAAGTTTACTGAAATGTCCAAAAGCGTCCCAATGtgatctgttgatttttttgtgtgtgtgtgtgttcagtgtcagTGCTGCAGTCCATTCTGTCCACAGAGGCCTGTAAGAGCGGGATGCCAACAGTGTCGAAGCTCATTCAGACACCGTGAGTTAATGTTTTAAGTGACATAAGCAGTGTGACAGTGACacattgttgtgtgtgtaaTACACACTAAGATGTCTAAAtctgaaaatgtcttttctctttcattgtGTCTTTACATCCACACTAAAGCTCATATTATACTTTCTAAATTTTGTCTTCAGCCTATGTTGCAATGAACTCTACAGACTGGGACCAGTAGTAattgatatattgatatgtTTAGCACATATAAAATGTTCTaggtttttctttaaaacttaAAGTCAgcaaaaaatgttaatatcatTTGGTGCATGCACCAAAAAAAGACAGTTGCGAGGTTCTTGTATATAAAATtctctttaaaataaagcaaggTCTGGAATtttgaaaaaaggaaatatgcAGGAACCAGAGCATCATTATTGTCGTTGCTGGTGAGTCACAGTTTATGTTTTGCAGGCTGTTCAGTGACGTTCAGCTACAACACTCAGAAAAACTCCAGATCAAGGTGAGACACTCTGTTTGGTATTACTTCTGACagtttgtgcatgcatgcacagggttgagataaaaacaaaaaaacaacaaagatgaagaaaaatgacATCTATGTGAATCCCCATCCAGGTTCCCAGCAGGCTAAAGGAGGCGCTGAAGACGGCCAAGGAGAGTCTGGAGAAGAGGCTTCAGGAGGAGCAGAGAGTGGTGGGTTACTAACCtcatttaacatattttactgttttataccACTGAACAGCTCCACTGGAGACATTATGGCTCCTTGTTCAAGGGCACATCAAGAGTTTTCCCCAAATCTctttatttaaaatcagtgacctTCTAGTTAAAGTGAATATAATAATACTTGCTGCACAGAGGCAGTTTGGCTCTTTTCCTGCTGCAACCACAACAAATCAGTTCTGTCATCGTTGTAGAGTCATTTTAAGCTGAACTTCCTGTAATGACTCATGGAAACGTCTGACAGCCGTGAAACCTTCTCtctaaaaatacaaagacaCAAATGCTTGTTTGGCAGGTGTATGAGCCCAACAAGCAATGGTAGTCATTCTATGGTGGCTGCCTCTTACAGGTGCAGTCAGACCAGATTTCACCAGGTGTGGCAAAAAGCAGGCAGGTCATTTACCTCCGTCTCTGTCATTGCAGCCAAACATCCTTCCTCTTTCACTGCTGCTTCTATTCTGCAAACAAAAGTATAAACAAACTGAATGAGTCAATCTGACTCCCAGGACCCCCAAAATCCCCAGATTAATTGTGTGTATGGTTTTTCAGTAATTGGATTATTTGTTTGGTAATATTCACCACTTAATTACAATATCAGCAAATATGGCAGTATGGTGCATCTGAAACGAGGTCAGTATCTTGTAGAAAAGCAGATTCCTgcacactgaaaacatttattgaatCAGAGAATGTGTTCTCATATTCTgctagagctgaaacaagaagttgattaattgattagttgatctgcaactattttgataatcgatagGCTGTTAATGTCTTTTTTCAGACAGTTTGAGCTTCTTAAATGGGTGACTTGgctgctttttttcttgtccTACATTATAGTACCTTCCATATctctgggttttggactgttgctcagacaaaacaagatgggcagattaatcgataatgaaaataggtAGTTGCAGGTTAATGTTAATTTCATGTATTAATTCAATAAAGCAGTGTGCTTATATGCTGACTCTTTGGGGTTAAAGCATCATGTTTCTGCTCTTTAGCATTGAGGCTAGAACTTGCAAACACCTGGTTGTTTTTAGACGTAAATCAGCTTGATCAGTCCAAGGTGCACTTTAGGAAGATGCACATGTTACATTGTGATATGTTTTATGAAAATGTTGCATAATACAGCTTTTAAAAGTCTGCTATTGCACAGAGGATAATGTTGTGTATTAATGTTTGATTGAAGCTCCACCAGCACAGGAGGCTGACCAGAGCTCAGTCTCACCACGgctcagaggaggagaagaagaggaggaagattttGGCGAGGAAGGTAGACAAGCAAGTCTCCCACACACCACAATACAAAGACTGTAACAACAATAACTTCAGCTATAATTAAACAGTACCTCTGTGACTAAGACTCATGGAATgtgctgtcagtgttttgtctttcttaaaatgacaaGGCACTTAAATTTGATACCCATTTAAACTTCCACAAGAATATGTTTCAGCTGTTTTAGATACTGAAATTAAATGCTTTGTCTTCTTGGGGTTACAGAAAGGTTGTGTGTAGAAAGGGGGGCCAGACTTAAACTCTGCAAGTATACAAGAACTAGCACAGTTTTAGAAGTGTACTAGTTCTTTAGAAAACAAACGAGAGGCAAAATAATGCATGTTTTCTGTGGTGAAGTAACGTTACAGGGATGTCAAAACAAAGTCATGTTTGTCTTTGCAGAAGTCCAGACAGTCTGCTTATGAAAATGAAGAAGACGTCTCTGTTAGAAATAACAATAACTCTGGTAAGTAACTGTTGTTGTAAAGTCTTTTGTCCTCACAAAAGAGCGAAAGTTTTTACAATAACCATAAGTGCTACAGCTAAAGCTAATAATTGACTAGTTGGCCTGCTAggtattgttttattgtttagcTTTGAgttcgattttttttttccctctatcaGGCCAGTTattgatgattgatttttttgtgtgtgtgtatgttttcatcTGTCTTCAGGTTCTGGAGCCAGTTCCCCTCCCACAtgcccctcctcccccacccccccatccaCCACAGGTATGtcagtctttctttttgtccGTCTgtctatatttttgtctttttgtctgtcctCCC includes these proteins:
- the pxk gene encoding PX domain-containing protein kinase-like protein isoform X2, which codes for MSFLEKPTPGRLLLDDTVPLTAVIEASQNLQSHTEYIIRVQRGVSSENNWQVIRRYSDFDVLNSSLMVCGIGLPLPPKKLIGNMDREFIAERQRGLQAYLDSITQHPMLCSSLHVKKFLDPNNYSANYTEIALQQVSMFFRSDPKWEVLEPLRDMGWRIRKRYFLIKNKEQPKERYLLSWVDLGPDKFLSDKDLQSAMKLLTSLSSPYLCPLVFSSTSESSALLIRPFSERGSLRDHICKVKPRESYLKKYCNPKKSQGLELPHIKLYGRQILEGLKLLHDGGLFFGHLHASNIIVDDGVCRLMDVENGMLGVPSALRPAFTQLRKINTTESIDVFCFGHLLYEMTYGRPPDSVPVDQYPAVPYTAVVSVLQSILSTEACKSGMPTVSKLIQTPLFSDVQLQHSEKLQIKVPSRLKEALKTAKESLEKRLQEEQRVLHQHRRLTRAQSHHGSEEEKKRRKILARKKSRQSAYENEEDVSVRNNNNSGSGASSPPTCPSSPTPPSTTEHAPF
- the pxk gene encoding PX domain-containing protein kinase-like protein isoform X1, translating into MSFLEKPTPGRLLLDDTVPLTAVIEASQNLQSHTEYIIRVQRGVSSENNWQVIRRYSDFDVLNSSLMVCGIGLPLPPKKLIGNMDREFIAERQRGLQAYLDSITQHPMLCSSLHVKKFLDPNNYSANYTEIALQQVSMFFRSDPKWEVLEPLRDMGWRIRKRYFLIKNKEQPKERYLLSWVDLGPDKFLSDKDLQSAMKLLTSLSSPYLCPLVFSSTSESSALLIRPFSERGSLRDHICKVKPRESYLKKYCNPKKSQGLELPHIKLYGRQILEGLKLLHDGGLFFGHLHASNIIVDDGVCRLMDVENGMLGVPSALRPAFTQLRKINTTESIDVFCFGHLLYEMTYGRPPDSVPVDQYPAVPYTAVVSVLQSILSTEACKSGMPTVSKLIQTPLFSDVQLQHSEKLQIKVPSRLKEALKTAKESLEKRLQEEQRVLHQHRRLTRAQSHHGSEEEKKRRKILARKKSRQSAYENEEDVSVRNNNNSGSGASSPPTCPSSPTPPSTTGAQTAPPPPPPPPPTLDVPPCPPPPPLSSSDGAGGGRTALLSSIQTFSKGKLKKAKTVDRSKPII